From the genome of bacterium:
GTTGTGCGCCCAGCATGGGCGCTGTCTTGTAGGTGTAAGTCCGACCGAGAGGAGGCCATCCCGATCGAAGCGAAGCGCAACTGCGGAAGGGCGACCGACCGTGGGGAGGAAGCGTGGAGCGAACCCGCGGGCCGACGTACAGAAACCGGATTCGAGGCGACGCCGGGCGGGGCGAGCGGGCAATTGACCGCGAAGCTCCGATGGCCAAAGCCCAGGCGGCGTAAATCCGGCGGTCGTGCGGGGAAGGACAGCGTTCTTACCTGGGGAGATCTCGCCTTGCGCCTGAAAGGGCGACTCCGCGAAAGCGGGGGAGCGAGAAGTCAGCCGAGGCCGTAGTAGTTCCGCGCGGGACGAAGGGCCGAACGGAGAGGAGGGCGATACGACCGTGCGCCTCGAAGGAGCCAGGCCTCAGATGTCCGGGCAACTGGAGCTCGCGTTCATGGCGAAGGGTGAAGCCCGACGCGGGGAGCGCAGCGAGGAAGCTTCGACGGCGGCGCGCGGAAACGAGCGCTCGGGAGCGAGCGGTCTGCTGGAGGCGGTGTTGAGCCGCGCGAACCTTCAGGCCGCGCTGAAGCGGGTGCGCCGGAACAAGGGCGGCCCCGGCATCGACGGGATGACGGTGGATGAACTGCCGGATTACCTGCGGGATGAATGGCCGCGCCTCCGAGAAGACATTCTCTCGGAGACGTACCGTCCCTCGCCGGTGAAGCGGCAGGCGATTCCCAAGAGCGGCGGCGGGACGCGCGAACTCGGCATCCCGACGGTGCTCGACCGTTTCATCCAGCAGGCCCTTTTGCAGGTCCTGCAACCTCAATTCGATCCGAGCTTTTCGGAGCACAGCTACGGCTTCCGGCCGAAACGCCGGGCGCACGACGCGATCGTCGCGGCGCAGCGTTACGTTCAGGAAGGCCGCCGCATCGTGGTGGACGTGGACCTGGAGAAATTCTTCGACCGCGTGAACCATGACGTGCTGATGGGACGGCTCGCGAAACGGATCGAGGACGCTCGTGTGCTGAGGCTGATCCGCCGCTATCTCGAAGCCGGCCTGATGTCGGACGGGGTGGCGACGGAGCGGCACGAGGGGACGCCGCAGGGCGGTCCCTTGTCGCCGCTGCTCGCGAACGCGCTGCTGGACGAAGTGGATAAGGAGCTTGAGAAACGCGGTCACGCTTTCATCCGCTACGCCGACGACTGCAATGTTTACGTTCGGTCGCAGCGAGCGGGGGAGCGCGTCATGAGGCTGCTTCGGCGGCTCTTCGCGGACCTTCGGCTCCGCGTCAACGATGCCAAGAGCGCGGTGGACGCGGCGACGAAGCGGAAGATTCTGGGCTACTCCTTCTGGATCGGTCCGGGTCGGACGGTGAAACGCCGCGTGGCGGGCAAGGCTCTTGCGACGATGAAGGACCGGGTGCGGGAAATCACGAGACGCAGCGGGGGGCGGAGCATTGAGCGGGTCGCCAGGGACTTACGGAGCTACCTCGTTGGATGGAAGGCGTATTTCCAACTGGCGGACACGCCCGGAGTCTTCCGCGAACTCGACGAGTGGATTCGTCACCGGTTGCGGGCACTCCACCTGAAACATTGGAGACGCGGCAAAACGACGTACCGCGAGCTGCGCGCGCGAGGCGCGACGCCGACGGTGGCGGCGACGGTCGCGGCGAACACCAAGCGATGGTGGAAGAACTCGGCGATGTATCTCCACATGGTCCTGACCATCCGCTACTTCGACCAGTTGGGAGTCCCCCGGCTGGCCGCGTGACCTCAACTCGCCGAACCGCCGGATGCGGACCCGCTTGTCCGGTGGTGTGGCAGGGGAACTCCGAGGCTATTCCTCGGAGCCCCTATGCCGATCGCGCGCCATCTTCACGACTATTTCCTCCCTCCTCTTTCCTCTTTTCTCTTTCCTGTTTCGACCTTCCTGTTTTCTCCGGCTCGCATCCGCTAAAATCGCCCGTGCAACACGGGAGACTGCATGCCGAGCCTTCGTACCAAGCTCCAGATCCGCGAGGGATGGCGGGGTCGCATCGTCGCGCCGCCGGACGACCTTCGCCTGAAAGAATTGAACGCGCTGCCCCAGGCCCGAAGCTCCGACGCGGAGCTCGACTGGGCGCTCGTTTTCGTGACGAACGAGGAGGAGATCGAATCGCGCGGCAAGGGCATCGTTCGCGTACTGCGCGAGGACGGCGTCCTCTGGTTCGCCTATCCGAAAAAGACGTCGGGCATCGCCGCCGATATCACGCGCGACCGCGGATGGGATTCGCTCGACGCGCTCGGTCTTCGCGCGGTGCGCCAGATCGCGCTTGACGACACCTGGTCCGCGCTGCGCTTCCGCGCCAGGGAACGCGTCAAACGCAAAACGGATACGTAACCCGTGCGCCCGGGTCTCGACAAGATCGGCGGCGCGATTTTTCTTGCCGCGCTTGGCGTCTCGCTCGTATTTCCGGCCGTCGATCTCGGCCAGGAGTTGCCGTTTGCCGTTCGCCGCGCGATCGGCCTTGGTTGCATGGGCGCCGCGCTCGCGGGGATCGTGCTTATCGTCGTCGGGCGCGTTCAGCGACGCCGCGAACGCGCCGGCGGCGCCGTCAATCCGCCGCGGTGATCTCGAGGACGATATCAAGCGACCGTTTCTTCACGTCGATATCCGTGAATCCCGCCGCGTGGACATTGCTGACGGTCTCCCGATCGATATGCGCGCCCCAGATGTGAAACGGAATCGGGTCGAGCCATCGCATCAACGGGCGCAGTCCCGGTTTTTCCGACAGCACGTGTTCGAGCATCAGGAGCTTGCCGCCGGGTCTCAGCACGCGGCGCGCCTCGCGCAAGCCCTGCACGGGATCGGGCACCGAGCAGAACACGCAACTCGTCACAATCGTGTCAAAGCTCGCATCCGGGTACGGCAGCGCCTCGGCGTCGGCCACCTCGAAGCGCGCGGATGACAGCCCGAGCTTTTTCGCCGTCTTCTCCGCGCGCGCGAGCATGCGCGGCGACAGGTCGATCGCCACGATCGCGGCGTCCTTCGGATACAGCGCCAGGTTGCGCCCGGTGCCGACGCCAATCTCGAGCACGCGCCCGCGCGCGCGCGACCACATCCCGCGCCGCCACTTGCGCGTTTGAAGCGCGGACGCCAGCTCCACGAGATCGTACAGGGGCGCGATGCGGTCGTAGCGCC
Proteins encoded in this window:
- the ltrA gene encoding group II intron reverse transcriptase/maturase, translated to MSGQLELAFMAKGEARRGERSEEASTAARGNERSGASGLLEAVLSRANLQAALKRVRRNKGGPGIDGMTVDELPDYLRDEWPRLREDILSETYRPSPVKRQAIPKSGGGTRELGIPTVLDRFIQQALLQVLQPQFDPSFSEHSYGFRPKRRAHDAIVAAQRYVQEGRRIVVDVDLEKFFDRVNHDVLMGRLAKRIEDARVLRLIRRYLEAGLMSDGVATERHEGTPQGGPLSPLLANALLDEVDKELEKRGHAFIRYADDCNVYVRSQRAGERVMRLLRRLFADLRLRVNDAKSAVDAATKRKILGYSFWIGPGRTVKRRVAGKALATMKDRVREITRRSGGRSIERVARDLRSYLVGWKAYFQLADTPGVFRELDEWIRHRLRALHLKHWRRGKTTYRELRARGATPTVAATVAANTKRWWKNSAMYLHMVLTIRYFDQLGVPRLAA
- a CDS encoding methyltransferase domain-containing protein, whose amino-acid sequence is MTADTRTDTTPAPEIAPAAVSAPEVTAPASAKRTVRRRILTGITAVVSIAAFIAIHLAGSWAHLLLIPLGAWFVWLGFVSIREWRTLSPTEVTRRRYDRIAPLYDLVELASALQTRKWRRGMWSRARGRVLEIGVGTGRNLALYPKDAAIVAIDLSPRMLARAEKTAKKLGLSSARFEVADAEALPYPDASFDTIVTSCVFCSVPDPVQGLREARRVLRPGGKLLMLEHVLSEKPGLRPLMRWLDPIPFHIWGAHIDRETVSNVHAAGFTDIDVKKRSLDIVLEITAAD